In Mercenaria mercenaria strain notata chromosome 14, MADL_Memer_1, whole genome shotgun sequence, the following are encoded in one genomic region:
- the LOC123548373 gene encoding uncharacterized protein LOC123548373 isoform X1, with product MPKRKQQEELCQQVQRKRTSGQGGGDSVQEQAGVPSDLTVGAPLNLSSPVKVKTHNVWIIGDSLIRGAQQAAYLRPDEDLGLGNFVNVLWESVSGMKICDLYDTVQYLLTFNPPPEVLIIHCGGNDLGSSGMTTLKLTWMVKNMLSEWLGMMPNTKFVWCQILPRRSWRYIPDYVIANKMRARVNSCLGTYFIKHGGAYIKFPEINQDPIYFSSDDCHLSSFGYDIMVNIFSGAVYTFLFTSEQVFPKTDMIQLHPVH from the exons ATGCCGAAACGCAAGCAGCAGGAAGAACTATGCCAACAGGTTCAGAGGAAGCGGACGTCTGGCCAAGGCGGAGGTGACAGTGTCCAGGAGCAAGCTGGGGTGCCATCTGATTTAACAGTTGGAGCTCCATTGAATTTGTCTTCACCag TGAAAGTAAAGACACACAATGTATGGATAATTGGTGACTCACTCATCAGAGGAGCACAACAGGCAGCTTATTTACGTCCCGATGAAGATTTGGGCCTAGGTAATTTCGTTAATGTTTTATGGGAAAGCGTCAGCGGGATGAAAATTTGTGACTTATATGATACTGTGCAATACCTATTGACTTTCAATCCGCCGCCAGAAGTTTTGATCATACATTGTGGGGGAAATGACCTTGGATCATCCGGTATGACAACGCTAAAATTAACATGGATGGTTAAAAACATGCTATCTGAGTGGTTAGGGATGATGCCAAACACAAAGTTTGTTTGGTGTCAGATTCTACCGAGGAGATCCTGGCGTTATATTCCGGACTATGTTATAGCAAACAAAATGCGAGCACGAGTTAATAGTTGTCTCGGAACTTATTTCATAAAACACGGGGGTGCTTATATAAAATTCCCCGAGATTAATCAAGATCCCATTTACTTTTCATCAGACGATTGCCATCTTTCTTCTTTTGGTTATgacattatggttaacattttttCGGGTGCTGTTTATACGTTCCTATTTACTAGTGAACAAGTTTTCCCCAAAACAGACATGATACAGCTTCACCCTGTTCActga
- the LOC123548373 gene encoding uncharacterized protein LOC123548373 isoform X2, with protein MPKRKQQEELCQQVQRKRTSGQGGGDSVQEQAGVPSDLTVGAPLNLSSPVKVKTHNVWIIGDSLIRGAQQAAYLRPDEDLGLGYHPSSWLEIAETFEFATRCLESQ; from the exons ATGCCGAAACGCAAGCAGCAGGAAGAACTATGCCAACAGGTTCAGAGGAAGCGGACGTCTGGCCAAGGCGGAGGTGACAGTGTCCAGGAGCAAGCTGGGGTGCCATCTGATTTAACAGTTGGAGCTCCATTGAATTTGTCTTCACCag TGAAAGTAAAGACACACAATGTATGGATAATTGGTGACTCACTCATCAGAGGAGCACAACAGGCAGCTTATTTACGTCCCGATGAAGATTTGGGCCTAG gATATCACCCATCGTCGTGGCTGGAGATAGCTGAAACATTTGAGTTTGCAACCAGATGCCTTGAATCCCAATGA